The Alphaproteobacteria bacterium nucleotide sequence TATTTGGCGAGCCAACTGAAAACGGCAGCGAGGTTGCGTATCATTTAGGCCGTGCGCTGCAACTTACAAATATTCTTCGTGATATTGATGAAGATGCCTTGCGTGGGCGGTTATATATGCCCCTTGAAGCGCTTGAAGAAGCAGGTATCAGCATCGATAACCATGCTATGATTTTACAGCATGCATCGCTTGATCATGCGTGCCGCGCTGTGGCCCGCCGCGCGGTTGAACATTTTGGTGCAGCCGATGAGGCAATGGAAAAGTGCGAGCGCAAGGCAATGAAGCCTGCACGCCTGATGCGTGATTATTATGAAAAAATTCTCCGCGTATTACTTGAAATAGGCTGGGATTATCCGCGCCCGCGCGTAAGCCTGACAGCGTTCGAGAAAATTGGTATGTTTATCAAATCGTGGTTTTAAAACATGCCTGTTGGCACCATTCACATTATAGGGGCAGGGCTTGCCGGACTTTCAGCAGCGGTGCATTTAACAGCGTCGGGGCATAAGGTTGTGCTTTATGAGGCGGGGCAGCATGGCGGTGGGCGCTGCCGTTCGTACCATGATAAGGAATTGGATTGCCTGATTGATAACGGCAATCATCTGATGCTGTCATGCAATGAAGCGGCATTATCCTATTTAATGATGATTGGCGCGGAGGACACGTTACAGATTGCTTCAGCGCCCATTTTCCCGTTCATGGATATTCAAAGCGGAAAATGCTGGACAATCAGAATGGGGCAGGGGCGTTTTCCCGGCTGGGTGTTTGATAAAAATGCACGTGTTCCTGATACGAAGTGGAGCGATTATTTAGCAGCATTAAAACTAACATCGGCAGATCGCTGGGCGCATGTGGCGGATTGCGTGGATAAGAATTCGGTTTTATACCAGCGCTTCTGGCAGCCGCTGTGTGTTGCCATCATGAATACGCAAGCCCACGAAGCATCGGCGCAGGTGTTTGGCAATGTATTGCGTGAAGCATTTGGCGCTGGTGGTATTGGTTGCAAACCGGTCATTGTAAAAGAAGGGTTGTCGCAAAGTTTTGTGGATCCTGCTGAACGCTATTTAAAAGAACGCGGTGTGGCTATCCACTATGGCAAGCGCTTGCGAAGCCTAGAAATGGAGGCAGATGAAATCAAAACCTTGCATTTCGTTGATCAGGACGTGGGGCTTGAACATCTTGATTGGGTCGTGCTTGCGCTGCCCGCATGGGTCATTAATGATTTACTGCCAACAATACCAACGCCAATTCATTTCCGCAGCATTGTGAACGCGCATTTTAAAGTCTCTGTTGCGTCCAAAAGCGAAACAGGCATTCTGGGATTAATTGGCGGCGATGTGGAATGGATATTTGAAAAGCCAAATATGATTTCAACCACCACCAGCGCGGCTGAAAAAATTGTTGATAAATCTGCCGAAGAAATAGCAGCGCTGTTATGGGGCGATATTGCCAAGGTATATGGGCTTAATGTGCAGGAAATTCCACCTTATCGTATCGTAAAAGAAAAGCGCGCAACTTTTGCTGCAACACCTGAAGAAATCATCCGCAGGCCTGCAATTGCTGCGCGTAACACCAATCTTGTGGTATGCGGGGATTGGACCAATACGGGCCTGCCATCCACGATTGAAGGCGCCATTCGCTCCGGACGCAGCGCCGCTGAACAAATCATCCCCCCGCAAAATCTTGCCAAGATTTAATTAGCGTCCCATTTTTTCTTTTATACGTTCACGAATTTTATCTCGCAATTTGGTGCGAGGATTATCGATATTCGCATCTTTCGGCAAATCAACCTTGCCCATGCGGTTATCGTAATACAGCGCATGAACGTCATTAAGTTTTTCAATCAACAATTTTCCAGCCGATGCGTTACCTTTTAGGTAATAATCAAAAAACGCCAATGAATAGCTGGTGATGCTGTTATGAAATGTGGTCACAGAATCCACCCATGCGAAATGGGTCGCTCCATCCAGTATCATCAAATACTTATCAGGATGCGTATGCGCAAAGACACCATCCGCTTTTTTAAGGAACGGCGTGATGAGAATGTCTCTTGTGCCGCCTTGATACATGATAGGTACATTGATGCTGCTTATGGTGTTTTTGTTCAAAAACGGCGCGTTATGTGGGGATAATGCTAACACAGCTTTTATGTTATGGTTTTTCCAGCTCGGCCAAGCCCCGCCCATTCCCATCGCGACATAGCCGCCAAGTGAATGGCCAGCCAAACCCACATGTTCAAAATCGATGTGTTTCAGGAATAAATCATTTTTTACCATCAATTCTAAAAGAGTGTTTATATCATCTCTGCGGTCGGCATAGGTCGTATCATCCCATTCCTCTGGCTTGCCGAACGGGACGGAAGGTTGCATTTTTGCAGCCTTTCTATTGGAGCACCCGCTATCCTTATGGTTTACGGCTGCGACCCAAAACCCATCTTCTGCCAGTGCCCGTGCAAGATATTTGAAATTATCCGCGCAACCTGAAAAAGCGTGGGAAAGTACAATCAGCGGTGCCTTGCGCGCGGTTTCCGGTGACCAATAATAGATTTTTTTGCCTTCCAATTCGATGGTCTGCATCTCGCCGGTTATGCCCTCGGCGATAGCATTGAACGAGAAGCAGCAAAGCAGGAGAGCAACAAAGAAGCGCATTATCTACCAACCCCTAGTCACCAGAAGGCGCTATTTTAAATTCGTGAACAGTTTCCATGGCAATTAAATACTCGGCAAGACGTTTTACAGCAGTATGATCCTTGGTGCGGATAATAGATCGGTATTCTGAGATTTCACCATCATCAACGATGTGATAGCTGACATTCCCTATGCTGAACCCATGTGATTTGAGTACTTGACGCAACTGATCTTCCGGCATTCGGCTTTTTCGAGCGAAGCTGATGTTAAAATGCACATAGCTGTGTTTTGGCATCCAGCGTTCCACGCGGTGGAAGAGGGAGAGAATACCAATCGTTCCAAAGGTGGCGAGTGTGGCAGGAAAATAAAGCCCAACGCCAAATAAAATACCAATCGCTGCCGTTATCCAAATGGATGCGGCAGTGGTAAGCCCGCGCACGGTAAAGCCTTCTTTATAAATAACCCCTGCACCAAGAAAACCGATACCGGTCATAATGCCCTGTGCCATACGCGTAGGATCGGTCTTGATTACATCGGGAGTTGCTGTGCCCATCCATTCCAACTGGTTGACGGTAACAACCATCAATACGCTGGATGCGAGGCAGACAAGAGTGTGGGTGCGAAAGCCAGCAGGGCGGCCGTAATAGCTGCGCTCCAGTCCAATAAAGCCACCAGCAAGCATCGCAAAGCCGAGATGGCTGATGATTTTGATGTTTTCGTGCGTAAATAAAGTGTCGAGCATCTGCTAAGCTTAATCCTGCAGTAGAACGCAGCAAGGATTCGTTTAAAGGCTATAGGCCCGTAAACTCAACAGGCGAAATTCGGATGATTGCCAGCTGGTATTAATATTCTCTGCAACACATTGAAAATGGGTTTCGGTTGCTTCGTTGGCTTCGTGGATAAGGAGATGGATGATTTGCGGTTGCGGGCAGGCATGAATGCGCCGGCGCGTTGACACATAGTTATTCTTGGAATCAACAATTCCAACAGAGATTTCGCCTTTCAAAACCTCGACCATCAATTCTGCAACCCACTGCTTTTTCTTTTTTACATCGGTGATAAAGCGAATAGCCATTGCCGCAGTATTGGGTTGCGCGGCCGTTGTAACCACATGCAGCGGATTGTGGGGTGGTTGGGGGCAGGTCAGGATTTCAGTGGTTTTCAGCGGGAAATCTTCCGCCAACTCATAAAACCCTGTATTGCGGTCATTGATGGCGACGTGATTGTTTGAATAGATAAACTCGAATGATTGCGCATCATTCTTTTTCACCTCGCGCTTTAGAACGATGTTTTCCTTATCAAGTATCAGACCCGTGCGATAGCCGCGTGTTGCAAACCATTCCATTAACGCCATGCTGTCGGTTTGCCTTTGTAATAGCGCGGCGTTATTGAATTCGCAGATGATGGTTGGATTGAAGCTTTCGAGTACGTGCTGCGCGCCAATTAATACGTCCAGCTCATAACTATCGACATCAATTTTAATGCAATCGAGGCGGCCAATGTTGTGCTGGGCCACAAACGCATCAAGCGTGGTAAAAGGATAAACAGATTTCTCGGCTTCTTCGCCCCAGATACGAAAAATCTTGTCTTCTTTGGTTTCTACCCTGCTGCTAATCGCGGTGCGGTGAACATGCACATTCGTGCAATTGTTATGCGCCAGATTCTTATCCAGCATATCGGCCGTGCTGGTAGGCTCAAACGCGTGAACAATCCCGTTACTGGCAAGGCACGAAAACAAAATGCTGTAATAGCCAATATTGGCGCCAATATCGAATATCGTCCAATCAGGTTGGATATTCTGCGCACACCATTGCTTGGTCTGCATTTCGCAATCCGCGAAATAGACTTCAAATTGCGGGTAATAATCGACCAGTTCAATTGCCGCCTGACCTGGAACAGGCGTGCGGATGGTGCGAAGCTTACTCAAATGCCTCTTCCCAAGAACCCTGGGTGGCGGCTTTGGAATATTCGGTGGCGCGTGCTTCAAAGAAGTTGGCGTGTTCCATACCGTTGAGCATTTCATCCATCCACGGCAGCGGATTTTTATCGGTCTTGTAGATTGGTTGCAGGCCAAGCTGTGTTAAGCGGCGATCGGCAATATAGCGGATATAGTTTTTGACTTCTTGCGCGGTCAGACCTTCAATCGAACCCATTTCAAATGCCAGATCGATAAACGCATCTTCGTGGTGAACAATGGTATCGCAGGATTTGTAAAGTTCCTTTTGGAATTCATCGGTCCATACGTTCTGGTTTTCTTCAATGAAGCTGCGGAACAGACGGATGATGGATTGGCAGTGCAGGGTTTCATCGCGCACCGACCATGTCACGATTTGCCCCATGCCCTTCATTTTATTGAAGCGCGGGAAGTTCATGAGAATCGCGAAAGAGGCAAATAATTGTAGGCCTTCGGTAAAGGCACCGAATACAGCAAGGGTAAGGGCGATTTGCGTGGGATTGTCCACGTTGAAGCCCTGCATGTAATCGTACTTATCCTTCATTTCCTTGTATTTGAGGAATGCGGAATATTCAGCCTCGGGCATGCCGATGGTATCCAGCAAATGGGAATAAGCGGCAATGTGCACGGTTTCCATATTCGAAAACGCCGCCAGCATCATGCATACTTCGGTTGGCTTAAACACACGGCTGTAGTGGCGCATATAGCAATTATTCACTTCGACGTCAGCCTGCGTGAAAAAACGGAAAATTTGCGTCAGCAAATTCTGTTCACCGGGCGTCAACTTCTTGTGCCAATCCTTCACGTCATCCGCGAGCGGAACTTCTTCGGGCAACCAATGGAGTTGCTGTTGTTTTTGCCATGCTTCATACGCCCAAGGGTAACGGAATGGCTTATAGACAGGATTTGCGGTGAGAAGATTAGACATGGTGCGGCTGTATTCCTGTAGTGATATAGAGTGTTTTTGAAATGTATGCTCATAGCATAAGCCATGAACGTACGCGGTTCTCCTGTAAAACGTAGCTTGGGGCTAGATTCGTGTCAGTTTAGTGTGAACTTCTTGGGGGGTAGTTTGTGGGTTATTCGCTATCGATTTTGCCAGCACGTTGCAAACGACCAAGAATATCAAGGCACCACTCAACTTCTACTTCGGCAAGCTGTGTTTTTTCTTGGTCGGAGTACTGGGCTTTTTGCTCATGGGCAATATGGCGGAACATGCGCAATGCTTCGAACGCAGCCAGATAAGACATATCGCGGCCTTCCTGTGTAAGTTCAGGAAGCTTTTCGCCAAGTTGTTTTTTAACGGCTTTTTGCAACAGGGCAGAGGTATCAACCAGAATTTCCTGACGGAAACCCATCATGGTGTTTGGAGTATGTGGAAGAAGCGATGATGATTTTTCCATTTTGTACTCTTTCTCTACGCTTTTTGAGTTTTTAACCAACTGTACATACCCGTTAACAAATTGAGTATATCACTGACAGGCTAGGCATTCCTCGTATTTATTACTTTCATCATTATTTTCATGATTTTGAGGCTGAGTCATTGCTGCTGCTGCACTTGCAAGAGCGAGACCAACCCCCATCGGCAGGCGTGGTTCGTCATTTGCCGCATATTTGGCAGGGCCTGAAGCGCTGAAGTTAACCTTTGCCGATTCTACGCTTTCCGCGCGTTGGATAGAACGTGAGCGGCAGTAATAAAGGCTCTTCACGCCTTTCTTCCATGCCTGGAAGTGGATTTGGTGCAGGTCTTTCTTATGAACATTTGCAGGTAAGAAAATGTTCAAGCTTTGCGCCTGACAAATGAACGGTGCGCGGTCACCGGCCAGTTCAATTACCCAGCGTTGATCAATTTCAAATGCAGTTTTGAAAACAGTTTTTTCATGCTCATCAAGGAAGTCGAGATGCTGCACGGAGCCTTCGTTTGTCGTGATGCTGCTCCATGTCGCTTCATCATTACGGCCATGTTTTTCTAAAGCTGCTTCCAAATACTTGTTGCGAACAGGGAAGGAGCCGGAGAGTGTTTTATGGGTAAATGAGTTTCCAACGATAGGCTCAATACCGGGTGATGCACCGCCGCAGATGATGGAGATGGATGCGGTTGGAGCAATCGCAATCTTGTTGGAGAAGCGTTCCATGATGCCGTAATCCTTGGCATCGGGGCATGGACCTTTGGTTTCAGCAAGCATTTGCGATGCCGCATCTGCATTGCGCTTGATGTGGCTGAACATGCGTTTGTTCCACACCTTTGCCATTACGGATTCCCAAGGAACATTTTGGGCCTGAAGGAATGAATGAAAACCCATCACGCCCAAACCGATAGAGCGTTCACGCATCGCTGCGTATTTTGCACGGCTCATATGGCTTGGTGCTTTTTCAATAAAGTCTTGCAAAACATTATCAAGGAAACGCAAGCAATCGGAAATAAAGGTCGGATGGTCTTGCCATTCCAGGAAATATTCCAGATTAAGCGAGGAGAGGCAGCATACCGCCGTGCGTTGTTCACCAAAACGGTCAATACCTGTTGGCAGGGTAATTTCACTGCACAGGTTTGACATCTTTACGTTCAAACCTGCAAGCTTGTGGTGTTCAGGGATGGCGCGGTTCACATGGTCGATGAACAACATGTAGGGTTCGCCCGTTTCGATACGTGCGGTTAAAATACGAATCCACAAGCCACGTGCGGAAATACGGCGGATGATGCTGCCATCTTTCGGGCTGGTTAAACCCCATTCTTCATCGTTTTCAACGGCGCGCATGAACGCATCGGGGATCACGATACCGTGATGCAGGTTAAGGGATTTGCGGTTTGAATCGCCACCGGTTGGGCGACGCATTTCGATGAATTCTTCGATTTCAGGATGACTGACCGGTAGATAAGTTGCAGCAGAGCCGCGGCGCAAGCTGCCCTGACTGATAGCAAGGGTAAGTGCATCCATCACTTTGATGAATGGCATAATTCCTGATGTTTTACCGCCGCCCTTCACCTTTTCGCCGATGGAGCGCAGATTACCCCAATAGCTGCCGATACCGCCGCCATTGGATGCCAGCCACACGTTTTCGTTCCAAAGGCCAACAATACCATCAAGGCTGTCGGATGCTTCGTTCAGGAAGCAGGAAATGGGCAGGCCACGTTCGGTGCCGCCATTGCTGAGCACGGGGGTGGCAGGCATGAACCATAGATTGCTAATGTAATCGTACATACG carries:
- the hpnE gene encoding hydroxysqualene dehydroxylase HpnE, yielding MPVGTIHIIGAGLAGLSAAVHLTASGHKVVLYEAGQHGGGRCRSYHDKELDCLIDNGNHLMLSCNEAALSYLMMIGAEDTLQIASAPIFPFMDIQSGKCWTIRMGQGRFPGWVFDKNARVPDTKWSDYLAALKLTSADRWAHVADCVDKNSVLYQRFWQPLCVAIMNTQAHEASAQVFGNVLREAFGAGGIGCKPVIVKEGLSQSFVDPAERYLKERGVAIHYGKRLRSLEMEADEIKTLHFVDQDVGLEHLDWVVLALPAWVINDLLPTIPTPIHFRSIVNAHFKVSVASKSETGILGLIGGDVEWIFEKPNMISTTTSAAEKIVDKSAEEIAALLWGDIAKVYGLNVQEIPPYRIVKEKRATFAATPEEIIRRPAIAARNTNLVVCGDWTNTGLPSTIEGAIRSGRSAAEQIIPPQNLAKI
- a CDS encoding alpha/beta fold hydrolase, with translation MRFFVALLLCCFSFNAIAEGITGEMQTIELEGKKIYYWSPETARKAPLIVLSHAFSGCADNFKYLARALAEDGFWVAAVNHKDSGCSNRKAAKMQPSVPFGKPEEWDDTTYADRRDDINTLLELMVKNDLFLKHIDFEHVGLAGHSLGGYVAMGMGGAWPSWKNHNIKAVLALSPHNAPFLNKNTISSINVPIMYQGGTRDILITPFLKKADGVFAHTHPDKYLMILDGATHFAWVDSVTTFHNSITSYSLAFFDYYLKGNASAGKLLIEKLNDVHALYYDNRMGKVDLPKDANIDNPRTKLRDKIRERIKEKMGR
- a CDS encoding MgtC/SapB family protein, with product MLDTLFTHENIKIISHLGFAMLAGGFIGLERSYYGRPAGFRTHTLVCLASSVLMVVTVNQLEWMGTATPDVIKTDPTRMAQGIMTGIGFLGAGVIYKEGFTVRGLTTAASIWITAAIGILFGVGLYFPATLATFGTIGILSLFHRVERWMPKHSYVHFNISFARKSRMPEDQLRQVLKSHGFSIGNVSYHIVDDGEISEYRSIIRTKDHTAVKRLAEYLIAMETVHEFKIAPSGD
- a CDS encoding FkbM family methyltransferase, translated to MSKLRTIRTPVPGQAAIELVDYYPQFEVYFADCEMQTKQWCAQNIQPDWTIFDIGANIGYYSILFSCLASNGIVHAFEPTSTADMLDKNLAHNNCTNVHVHRTAISSRVETKEDKIFRIWGEEAEKSVYPFTTLDAFVAQHNIGRLDCIKIDVDSYELDVLIGAQHVLESFNPTIICEFNNAALLQRQTDSMALMEWFATRGYRTGLILDKENIVLKREVKKNDAQSFEFIYSNNHVAINDRNTGFYELAEDFPLKTTEILTCPQPPHNPLHVVTTAAQPNTAAMAIRFITDVKKKKQWVAELMVEVLKGEISVGIVDSKNNYVSTRRRIHACPQPQIIHLLIHEANEATETHFQCVAENINTSWQSSEFRLLSLRAYSL
- a CDS encoding ribonucleotide-diphosphate reductase subunit beta; translated protein: MSNLLTANPVYKPFRYPWAYEAWQKQQQLHWLPEEVPLADDVKDWHKKLTPGEQNLLTQIFRFFTQADVEVNNCYMRHYSRVFKPTEVCMMLAAFSNMETVHIAAYSHLLDTIGMPEAEYSAFLKYKEMKDKYDYMQGFNVDNPTQIALTLAVFGAFTEGLQLFASFAILMNFPRFNKMKGMGQIVTWSVRDETLHCQSIIRLFRSFIEENQNVWTDEFQKELYKSCDTIVHHEDAFIDLAFEMGSIEGLTAQEVKNYIRYIADRRLTQLGLQPIYKTDKNPLPWMDEMLNGMEHANFFEARATEYSKAATQGSWEEAFE
- a CDS encoding ribonucleoside-diphosphate reductase subunit alpha, with translation MFDIVQVEQGPKVIIDRSRNSRLTAFGQATLADRYLIQNEDPQDMFARVSMQYADDTAHAQRMYDYISNLWFMPATPVLSNGGTERGLPISCFLNEASDSLDGIVGLWNENVWLASNGGGIGSYWGNLRSIGEKVKGGGKTSGIMPFIKVMDALTLAISQGSLRRGSAATYLPVSHPEIEEFIEMRRPTGGDSNRKSLNLHHGIVIPDAFMRAVENDEEWGLTSPKDGSIIRRISARGLWIRILTARIETGEPYMLFIDHVNRAIPEHHKLAGLNVKMSNLCSEITLPTGIDRFGEQRTAVCCLSSLNLEYFLEWQDHPTFISDCLRFLDNVLQDFIEKAPSHMSRAKYAAMRERSIGLGVMGFHSFLQAQNVPWESVMAKVWNKRMFSHIKRNADAASQMLAETKGPCPDAKDYGIMERFSNKIAIAPTASISIICGGASPGIEPIVGNSFTHKTLSGSFPVRNKYLEAALEKHGRNDEATWSSITTNEGSVQHLDFLDEHEKTVFKTAFEIDQRWVIELAGDRAPFICQAQSLNIFLPANVHKKDLHQIHFQAWKKGVKSLYYCRSRSIQRAESVESAKVNFSASGPAKYAANDEPRLPMGVGLALASAAAAMTQPQNHENNDESNKYEECLACQ